One genomic region from Buchnera aphidicola (Melanaphis sacchari) encodes:
- a CDS encoding FlgK family flagellar hook-associated protein has translation MSSILNSIINNMHAIQILIDDTSNKIMYPKHKRITTEKILIKNQIDESNLNPGVQIQKIYDEYNDFIQEEKRKTSEKVENEETKIEQYLKLEHLFGEKSNIFSSLINQLFSSIKENIINKNENVFNEEIENNLNKIIISLKEFDNKLNDLEKSTKELIAEKIKKANILINKIYDINIDIRYFPIKQLPNRIESYIEKRDHLIDELNNIIGIKVTKDHDEFKVFLNSGMCIIDDYKKYNLITLTSSLDDKYISVGCWDDENKLKKIEHMILSGSLGALFEFRNGDLENSRNKIGQLTINFADSINRYHTIGYDSLGNPGKQVFNISDPKIISSSTNELHPSVSIKWVNTSNAQDSNYVVLSENNHWTITRLKDHKIINPEIYQDNDNTFITFDGIELRFRTKNSTEGNIYMIKPYFNTLSELRLLIVKNNPLALSSTNDLSQINKNNAIIIHNLNKDELVDKTETLFQSYLRFLKYLSYKCNDLEEKVPFERNMIKILDNKKLSTSDDNIDENYQKLSYEQKCYLANAKILKLAENIFNEIVECYS, from the coding sequence ATGAGTTCCATATTAAATTCTATCATTAATAACATGCATGCAATTCAAATATTAATTGATGATACTTCTAATAAAATAATGTATCCAAAACACAAAAGAATTACAACAGAAAAAATTCTAATAAAAAATCAAATAGATGAATCTAATTTAAATCCAGGGGTACAAATACAAAAAATATATGATGAATACAATGATTTTATCCAAGAAGAAAAAAGAAAAACTAGTGAAAAAGTAGAAAACGAAGAAACAAAAATAGAACAATATTTAAAATTAGAACATTTATTTGGCGAAAAATCAAATATTTTTAGCTCTTTAATAAACCAATTATTTTCCTCCATTAAAGAAAATATCATTAATAAAAATGAAAATGTATTCAATGAAGAAATAGAAAACAATTTAAATAAAATTATTATTTCATTAAAAGAATTTGACAATAAATTAAATGATTTAGAAAAAAGTACTAAAGAATTAATAGCAGAAAAAATAAAAAAAGCAAATATTTTAATCAATAAAATTTATGATATCAATATTGATATTCGTTACTTTCCAATTAAACAACTCCCAAATAGAATTGAAAGCTATATTGAAAAACGAGATCATTTAATTGATGAACTAAACAATATAATAGGAATTAAAGTAACTAAAGATCATGACGAATTTAAAGTTTTTTTAAATAGTGGTATGTGTATCATTGACGATTATAAAAAATATAATTTAATTACATTAACATCTAGTTTAGATGATAAGTATATCAGTGTAGGATGCTGGGATGACGAAAATAAACTAAAAAAAATAGAACATATGATTTTAAGTGGTTCGCTGGGAGCACTGTTTGAATTTCGTAACGGAGATTTAGAAAATTCTAGGAATAAAATTGGACAATTAACTATTAATTTTGCTGATAGCATAAATCGTTATCATACAATAGGATATGATAGTCTTGGCAATCCTGGAAAACAAGTATTTAATATTAGTGATCCAAAAATTATCTCCAGTTCGACAAACGAGCTCCATCCATCTGTTTCTATAAAATGGGTTAATACTAGCAATGCACAAGATAGTAACTATGTAGTTTTATCCGAAAACAATCATTGGACAATAACAAGATTAAAAGATCATAAAATAATTAATCCTGAAATATACCAAGATAATGATAATACATTTATTACCTTTGATGGAATCGAGTTAAGATTCCGCACAAAAAATAGCACTGAAGGTAATATTTACATGATAAAACCGTATTTTAATACGCTAAGCGAATTAAGACTATTAATTGTAAAAAATAATCCATTAGCACTGTCATCAACAAACGATTTAAGTCAAATTAACAAAAATAATGCAATTATAATACATAATCTCAATAAAGATGAATTAGTTGATAAAACAGAAACACTTTTTCAATCTTACCTTAGATTTCTTAAATATTTGTCGTATAAATGCAATGATTTAGAAGAAAAAGTACCCTTTGAACGGAATATGATTAAAATTTTAGATAATAAAAAATTATCAACATCCGATGATAATATTGATGAAAACTATCAAAAATTAAGTTACGAACAAAAATGTTATCTTGCAAATGCTAAAATTTTAAAACTTGCCGAAAATATTTTTAATGAAATTGTTGAATGTTATAGTTAA
- a CDS encoding rod-binding protein, whose protein sequence is MKKNASFFNMINYQVKLIDDLKYRVHNNSKKYALETARKVEGLFIYILLKNMRNSLTKDDILSNNQSKLYTEVYDEKISTEIANKGIGLTKIILEQIKKTRSYK, encoded by the coding sequence ATGAAAAAAAATGCATCTTTTTTTAATATGATAAATTATCAAGTCAAACTTATTGATGATCTCAAATATAGAGTCCATAATAACTCTAAAAAATACGCACTAGAAACAGCTCGAAAAGTAGAAGGTCTTTTTATTTATATTTTATTAAAAAACATGCGTAATTCTTTAACAAAAGACGATATTTTAAGTAATAATCAAAGTAAATTGTATACAGAAGTATATGATGAAAAAATTTCAACAGAAATAGCTAATAAAGGTATAGGATTAACTAAAATAATTTTAGAACAAATCAAAAAAACAAGATCATACAAATAA
- a CDS encoding flagellar basal body P-ring protein FlgI, whose protein sequence is MSKIISLLKFITCILISTCFCAYAEKIRDLTSIQGVRDNQLIGYGLIVGLNGTGDQTAQTPFTNQSLYNMLTQLGVTMPLNNNMHLKNTAAVIVTAKLPPFSHSGEKIDVIVSSIGSAKSLKGGILLMTPLKGADNQIYAIAQGNILISDKINFYKNNNFLFPNQENSGRINQGATIEREIKTNFGKRNTINLQLNQEDFSIAQKISDMINLKYPDTATPINSKTIQLNTYPNNTVQVHMLSNIQNIDIPMPFQDAKIIVNPKTGSIVINKEVKLGTCIISHKNLSVIINKLENKNSMNSGFFKKNIINNTFNNANLNNIVQSLNAIGTETNELISILQSMKIAGCLHAKLEIV, encoded by the coding sequence ATGTCTAAAATAATATCATTATTAAAATTTATTACCTGCATTTTAATAAGTACATGTTTTTGTGCATATGCTGAAAAAATACGCGACTTAACAAGTATACAAGGTGTACGAGATAATCAATTAATTGGTTACGGTTTAATAGTTGGTTTGAATGGAACGGGTGATCAAACAGCGCAAACTCCATTTACAAATCAATCGTTATATAACATGCTAACTCAGTTAGGCGTGACTATGCCTTTAAATAATAATATGCATTTAAAAAATACAGCAGCCGTAATAGTCACAGCTAAGCTTCCCCCATTTAGTCATTCTGGAGAGAAAATAGATGTAATAGTTTCATCAATAGGAAGTGCGAAAAGCTTAAAAGGAGGAATATTGTTGATGACTCCTTTAAAAGGAGCAGATAATCAAATTTACGCTATTGCGCAAGGAAATATATTAATTTCTGATAAAATAAATTTTTATAAAAATAACAATTTTCTTTTTCCAAACCAAGAAAATTCTGGAAGAATTAATCAAGGCGCTACAATTGAAAGAGAAATAAAAACTAATTTTGGCAAAAGAAATACAATTAATCTTCAATTAAATCAAGAAGATTTTAGCATAGCACAAAAAATTAGTGATATGATTAATTTAAAATATCCAGATACAGCCACTCCTATTAATTCAAAAACAATACAACTAAACACTTACCCAAATAATACCGTACAAGTACACATGCTTTCAAATATTCAAAATATAGATATTCCTATGCCATTTCAAGACGCAAAAATTATTGTTAATCCTAAAACCGGTTCAATTGTTATAAATAAAGAAGTAAAATTAGGCACATGTATTATTTCACATAAAAATTTATCTGTCATAATAAATAAATTAGAAAATAAAAATTCAATGAATTCTGGTTTTTTTAAAAAAAATATTATTAATAACACTTTTAATAATGCAAATTTAAATAATATAGTACAATCCTTAAATGCTATCGGTACAGAAACTAACGAGTTAATATCAATTTTACAATCAATGAAAATCGCTGGTTGTTTACATGCTAAATTGGAAATTGTTTAA
- a CDS encoding flagellar basal body L-ring protein FlgH — MVKLFIHKIKYHLTVLFLLALQSCASIEHKPLINGITTAMAPNTWPNTINGSLFQENTPVNYGYQSLFEDHKPRNVGDTITIVLQESISASNSSSSDLSRDSTSNVGVTIIPGQLMPLFGPNNGGKTGLDNIGKNDFIGKGSNSAKNTFNGLISVTVQKVLPNGNLKVIGEKQVSINEGIEFIRFSGVINPNNINKNNLIASTQIADARIEYISSGRINEIQKMGWLQRLLLKISPI, encoded by the coding sequence GTGGTAAAATTGTTTATTCATAAAATTAAATATCATTTAACTGTGCTTTTTTTATTAGCACTTCAGAGCTGCGCTTCTATTGAGCACAAACCATTGATTAATGGAATTACAACTGCCATGGCTCCTAATACTTGGCCTAATACTATAAATGGATCTTTGTTCCAGGAAAATACACCTGTAAACTATGGATATCAATCGCTCTTTGAAGATCATAAACCACGCAATGTTGGAGATACAATAACTATTGTATTACAAGAAAGTATTAGCGCGAGTAATAGTTCATCTTCAGATTTAAGTAGAGATAGTACATCAAATGTAGGAGTAACAATAATTCCAGGACAACTCATGCCTTTATTCGGACCTAATAACGGCGGAAAAACAGGATTAGATAATATAGGAAAAAATGATTTTATCGGAAAAGGAAGTAATTCAGCTAAAAATACATTTAATGGGCTAATTTCTGTTACCGTTCAAAAAGTTTTACCTAACGGAAACTTAAAGGTCATTGGTGAAAAACAAGTTTCTATTAATGAAGGTATTGAATTTATTCGTTTTTCAGGAGTAATTAATCCTAATAATATCAATAAAAATAATTTAATCGCATCTACTCAAATAGCTGATGCACGTATTGAATACATAAGTAGCGGTCGCATTAACGAAATACAAAAAATGGGATGGTTGCAAAGACTTTTATTAAAAATATCTCCTATTTAA
- the flgG gene encoding flagellar basal-body rod protein FlgG has product MIPSLWIAKTGLDAQQINMNVISNNLANVSTNGFKRSRAIFEDLMYQTIKQAGTNSSSYTTLPSGLQLGTGVKPVATEKIHSQGNLSKTDSSKDIAINGPGFFQVQLPDGNVVYTRDGSFELDQNGQLVTHSGFPVLPEISIPPNATNINVSRDGVISVTIQGQTQPMLIGQLNLINFVNHSGLESLGENLYQETQASGNPIDSTPGLNGTGLLYQGYVETSNVNVAEELVNMIQTQRAYEINSKSINTSDQMLQKLSQL; this is encoded by the coding sequence ATGATTCCTTCCTTATGGATTGCCAAAACAGGCCTTGATGCTCAACAAATTAATATGAATGTCATTTCTAATAATTTAGCAAATGTAAGTACAAACGGATTTAAACGATCTAGAGCAATTTTTGAAGATTTAATGTACCAAACAATAAAGCAAGCAGGAACTAATTCATCATCTTATACTACATTGCCTTCCGGGTTACAGTTGGGAACTGGCGTTAAACCTGTTGCTACTGAAAAAATTCACAGTCAAGGTAATCTTTCTAAAACAGATTCTTCAAAAGATATAGCAATTAATGGGCCAGGTTTTTTTCAAGTACAATTACCAGATGGCAATGTTGTATACACGAGAGATGGTTCTTTTGAATTAGATCAAAATGGACAATTAGTTACACATAGTGGTTTCCCTGTTCTTCCTGAAATCAGTATTCCACCTAATGCCACAAATATAAATGTCTCAAGGGATGGAGTGATAAGCGTAACTATTCAAGGACAAACACAACCAATGTTAATTGGACAATTAAATTTAATTAATTTTGTTAATCATTCTGGATTAGAAAGTTTAGGTGAAAATTTATACCAAGAGACTCAGGCATCCGGAAATCCAATAGATAGCACTCCAGGATTAAATGGCACAGGTTTGTTATATCAGGGATATGTAGAAACTTCTAACGTAAATGTTGCTGAAGAGTTAGTAAATATGATTCAAACACAACGAGCATATGAAATTAATAGCAAATCAATAAATACTTCAGATCAAATGTTACAAAAATTATCTCAACTATAA
- the flgF gene encoding flagellar basal-body rod protein FlgF: MENAIYQSMLSAVKLLDKQAIIANNLANISTTGFKESFDFFIKKNNQKNFDHTLDEKIKKYYNFSSGNIQSTQNNLDLIVKNNGWLVIKDSYGKEAYTKNGHLQINEQGDLTIQGHEVVGRNGAIKIPNNADIKILSNGVIEAIKKNKNRFNTVKIGSLKLVALPMNHLIQNKNGLFYINEKSNNQNIPHSENINVQSGMLEESNVNSVKNMIDMISNARQYEMNMKIISVCDQNEEYANQLFNITI, translated from the coding sequence ATGGAAAATGCAATATATCAATCAATGCTTAGTGCTGTTAAATTATTAGATAAACAAGCTATTATTGCAAATAATTTAGCAAATATATCAACAACGGGTTTCAAAGAATCTTTTGATTTTTTTATTAAAAAAAACAACCAAAAAAATTTTGATCACACATTAGATGAAAAAATAAAAAAATATTATAATTTTTCTTCTGGAAATATACAAAGCACACAAAATAATTTAGATTTAATTGTTAAAAATAATGGTTGGTTAGTAATTAAAGATTCATATGGTAAAGAAGCATATACAAAAAATGGACACTTGCAAATTAATGAACAAGGCGATCTTACAATTCAAGGACACGAAGTAGTTGGTCGAAATGGAGCAATAAAAATTCCGAACAACGCAGATATAAAAATTTTATCTAACGGAGTTATTGAAGCAATTAAAAAAAATAAAAATCGTTTTAATACAGTAAAGATAGGATCTTTAAAATTAGTAGCCCTTCCAATGAATCATCTTATTCAAAATAAGAACGGTCTATTTTATATTAATGAAAAATCAAATAATCAAAATATACCGCATTCTGAAAACATTAATGTACAATCAGGAATGTTAGAAGAAAGTAATGTCAATTCTGTAAAAAATATGATCGATATGATATCTAATGCCAGACAATATGAAATGAATATGAAAATTATATCAGTATGCGATCAAAACGAAGAATATGCTAATCAATTATTTAATATTACCATTTAA
- a CDS encoding flagellar hook protein FlgE, giving the protein MSSIEAMNGIMASSDYIDIISNNIANASTIGFKSSAPSFFDVVSDSFYSKKTLHSGVGISNVTQNFNHGILMDTGRDLDLGIEKDGFFRILDNEGHVHYTRNGQFLLDKNKNIVNTQGMYLTGQNQIDLKDELNNISNLEPINLKKSDSLKAKSTNKITIYANLTDNIHSNEQTVNIENDELNTSVVGSSYITIYDKNSNPYKVSISFKKINSSEWNMNIESNKINSNIKKEIIKKDFKLKFDSHGKLISDVSDLNFELENFDKIHMNLNCVIKKSDIDRSLIRLSQNGYLEGSLKNFDILNNGEIIGQYTNQQERKIGQIFLSKFINPEKLKPESGGTWSTTTESGPENIGIAGDSSFGVLMPKSLEASNVDLNKELINMIIAQRNYQSNAQAFKTEDRLINTLIDLR; this is encoded by the coding sequence ATGTCAAGTATAGAAGCAATGAATGGAATAATGGCAAGCAGCGATTATATAGATATTATATCAAACAACATTGCGAATGCTTCTACTATTGGATTTAAATCCAGCGCCCCATCATTTTTTGATGTAGTTTCTGATTCATTTTATTCTAAAAAAACGTTACATTCTGGCGTTGGAATTTCAAATGTAACTCAAAATTTTAATCACGGAATTTTAATGGATACAGGCAGAGATTTAGATTTAGGAATTGAAAAAGATGGATTTTTTCGAATCTTGGATAATGAAGGTCATGTACATTATACGCGCAATGGTCAATTTTTACTTGATAAAAATAAAAATATTGTCAATACACAAGGAATGTATTTAACTGGTCAAAATCAAATTGATTTAAAAGATGAACTAAATAATATATCCAATTTAGAACCTATTAATTTAAAAAAATCTGATTCATTAAAGGCTAAATCTACAAATAAAATCACAATATATGCCAATTTAACTGACAATATACATTCTAATGAACAAACAGTAAATATTGAAAATGATGAATTAAATACGTCTGTCGTAGGATCATCATACATTACTATTTACGATAAAAATTCCAATCCTTATAAAGTTAGTATTTCATTCAAAAAAATAAATTCTTCTGAATGGAACATGAATATTGAATCAAATAAAATTAATAGCAATATAAAAAAAGAAATTATTAAAAAAGATTTTAAATTAAAATTTGATTCTCATGGAAAATTAATTTCCGACGTTTCTGATTTAAATTTTGAATTAGAAAATTTTGATAAAATTCATATGAATTTAAATTGTGTTATTAAGAAATCAGATATTGATCGCTCTTTAATCAGACTATCTCAAAATGGATATTTAGAAGGTTCTTTAAAAAATTTTGATATTTTAAATAATGGCGAAATAATTGGACAATACACAAATCAACAAGAAAGAAAAATCGGACAAATATTTTTATCAAAATTTATCAATCCAGAAAAATTAAAACCAGAAAGCGGAGGTACTTGGTCGACTACAACAGAATCGGGACCAGAAAATATAGGAATAGCAGGAGACAGTAGTTTTGGGGTTTTAATGCCAAAATCATTAGAAGCTTCAAACGTTGATTTAAATAAAGAACTTATTAATATGATTATAGCGCAACGTAATTATCAATCTAATGCGCAAGCATTTAAAACAGAAGATCGATTAATTAATACATTAATTGACTTAAGATAA
- a CDS encoding flagellar hook assembly protein FlgD, which yields MSDININPAINNNIFENNTNTSEDNYNALNLQKNFLSLLVAQIKNQDPTDPIKNSELTSQLAQINTASGIEKLNNTVGNFSYKIHQNQNIQVSSLIKHHVMIPRPEIIHTKDINTPFGIELFGNADSVVIKITDENKNVVHTKEIKNLTPGTYKFVWDGTDLNKKSAETGKYNVTVTAMNASKNVPAQVLTAALVNSIITSSGDPIIDLGAMGTTKLSQIRAILE from the coding sequence ATGAGTGATATTAATATTAATCCTGCTATAAACAATAATATTTTTGAAAACAATACTAATACCTCAGAAGATAATTATAATGCATTGAATTTACAAAAAAATTTCTTAAGTTTACTAGTTGCTCAAATTAAAAATCAAGATCCAACAGATCCTATAAAAAATAGCGAACTTACTTCACAATTAGCTCAAATTAATACAGCTAGTGGAATTGAAAAATTAAATAATACTGTTGGAAATTTTTCGTATAAAATTCATCAAAATCAAAATATTCAAGTATCTTCTTTAATCAAACATCATGTAATGATACCTCGTCCAGAAATAATACATACAAAAGACATTAATACACCGTTTGGTATAGAATTGTTTGGAAACGCAGACTCAGTAGTGATAAAAATTACAGATGAAAATAAAAATGTTGTACATACAAAAGAAATAAAAAATTTAACACCTGGTACATATAAATTTGTTTGGGATGGTACGGATTTAAATAAAAAAAGCGCAGAAACCGGAAAATATAATGTTACTGTAACTGCTATGAATGCTTCTAAAAACGTTCCTGCGCAAGTTTTAACCGCAGCTTTAGTTAATAGTATCATTACTTCTTCTGGAGATCCTATTATTGACTTAGGTGCTATGGGAACTACAAAACTTTCACAAATTCGTGCTATTTTAGAATAA
- the flgC gene encoding flagellar basal body rod protein FlgC, which yields MSLFNILEIAGSAMQAQSEKINVIASNLANIDSVVEKNGKFYPYLAKQVIFKFNPVKNSMVGGVKVASIINNPQPTQIVYDPDNPLSNKKGYILKSNVNPITEMVNHITASRNYQANIEVVKTAKSMIMKTLSIGE from the coding sequence ATGTCTTTATTTAATATATTGGAAATAGCCGGTTCAGCAATGCAGGCTCAATCAGAAAAAATAAATGTTATTGCAAGCAATTTAGCTAATATAGATAGCGTCGTAGAAAAAAATGGAAAATTTTATCCATATCTTGCAAAACAAGTAATTTTCAAATTCAATCCTGTAAAAAATTCTATGGTAGGAGGTGTAAAAGTTGCTTCTATAATAAACAATCCTCAACCCACCCAAATTGTATACGATCCAGATAATCCTTTATCCAATAAAAAAGGATACATTTTAAAATCTAATGTTAATCCAATTACAGAAATGGTAAATCACATTACAGCCTCTAGAAATTATCAAGCTAATATTGAAGTGGTAAAAACAGCAAAATCAATGATAATGAAAACATTATCTATCGGAGAATAA
- the flgB gene encoding flagellar basal body rod protein FlgB → MFNQINKLFDFNQSLLNIFSKKQEIISSNIANADTPNYKAVDINFRNEINKILKKRKTKIHKITLKKTSPDHLDSKIDNKLELKIEPINTKKINSNGNTVDMNRERIEFIKNSLKYEEQIIYLKNEIKNMMRVLKG, encoded by the coding sequence ATGTTTAACCAAATAAATAAACTATTTGACTTTAATCAAAGTCTATTGAATATTTTTTCTAAAAAACAAGAAATTATTTCATCAAACATAGCTAATGCTGATACACCAAACTATAAAGCAGTAGATATTAATTTTAGAAATGAAATTAATAAAATACTTAAAAAAAGAAAAACAAAAATTCATAAAATTACATTAAAAAAAACTTCTCCTGATCATTTAGATTCTAAAATTGATAATAAATTAGAATTAAAAATTGAACCTATAAATACTAAAAAAATAAACTCAAATGGCAATACAGTTGATATGAATCGAGAAAGAATTGAATTTATAAAAAACTCTTTAAAATATGAAGAACAAATAATATATCTCAAAAACGAAATCAAAAATATGATGCGCGTACTAAAAGGATAA
- the flgA gene encoding flagellar basal body P-ring formation chaperone FlgA, producing MKLIKFFLFIFFLFFKCFSLVYASDLTNQLIHFFHKEYHIEEKSIKILTYIPFKKNQFCKNPIFSLMDNVHRFGWINLVFICGSENKYLKVKLQVKGKYVIANKKIIRGTKIKESDLKIKMGFLDALPNGTYFNIKDAINRVNNRDIFPFQPITSFITHPLWLIKANQQVTIRISGLNFEIISIGKALDNGSNREIIRVRMNNGKVIKGIVDSNREVIIIS from the coding sequence ATGAAATTAATAAAATTTTTTTTATTTATATTTTTTTTATTTTTTAAGTGTTTTTCGTTAGTTTATGCAAGTGATTTAACGAATCAGTTAATTCATTTCTTTCATAAAGAATATCATATTGAAGAAAAAAGTATAAAAATACTAACATATATACCGTTTAAGAAAAATCAATTTTGTAAAAATCCTATTTTTTCCTTAATGGACAATGTTCATCGTTTTGGTTGGATTAATTTGGTGTTTATTTGTGGTTCTGAAAATAAATATTTAAAAGTTAAATTGCAAGTTAAAGGAAAATATGTCATAGCAAATAAAAAGATTATTCGTGGAACTAAAATAAAAGAGTCTGATTTAAAAATAAAGATGGGTTTTTTAGACGCTTTGCCGAATGGTACTTATTTTAATATAAAGGATGCAATTAATAGAGTAAATAATCGTGATATTTTCCCATTTCAACCAATTACCTCATTTATAACTCATCCTTTGTGGTTAATTAAAGCAAATCAACAAGTAACTATTCGTATTAGTGGATTAAATTTTGAAATTATTTCTATAGGAAAAGCTTTAGATAACGGATCTAATAGAGAAATAATACGTGTTCGAATGAATAATGGAAAAGTCATTAAAGGGATAGTTGATTCAAATCGTGAGGTAATAATTATATCTTAG
- a CDS encoding flagellar biosynthesis protein FlgN: MKNLLVNLRIIKNTLIILENLINKEYICLLESETDIKKLNLITEEKHFYLKKFIYLKKKQSSLEEKYNISPPYLKFFKMNNYWNWIFKKSLFLNKINLKNKILLNQKFYLNQRFLNILKSHRENLTFGISEI; encoded by the coding sequence ATGAAAAATTTATTGGTAAATTTAAGAATAATAAAAAATACGTTAATAATATTAGAAAATTTAATTAACAAAGAGTATATATGCTTGTTAGAATCTGAAACTGACATAAAAAAATTAAATTTAATCACAGAAGAAAAACATTTTTATTTAAAAAAATTTATTTATTTAAAAAAAAAACAATCTTCATTGGAAGAAAAATATAATATTTCCCCACCTTATTTAAAATTTTTTAAAATGAATAATTACTGGAATTGGATTTTTAAAAAATCTTTATTTTTAAACAAAATAAATTTAAAAAATAAGATTCTTTTAAATCAAAAATTCTATTTAAATCAGCGTTTTCTAAATATCTTAAAATCGCATAGAGAGAATCTTACTTTTGGTATTTCGGAAATTTAG
- the pyrC gene encoding dihydroorotase yields MLKKIKKITIIKPDDWHVHLRDKETLKKVIQYTEKYYKRAIIMPNLENPVTNCTKSIAYQKRILNARKLDSNFEPLMVCYLTKNTSLKDLQIGFSKKIFIGAKLYPYGATTNSLEGIKNINEIYHILELMEKIKMPLLIHGEKIDNNIDIYDREKKFIDDTLILIRKKFPELKITLEHITTKEAVSYVEEHNSLYLSATITPHHLMCNRNDMFIKGIQPNLYCLPVLKRNIHQIALKKAISNGKKNFFLGSDTAPHFYQKKISNGCAGIFNAPVSLLCYITIFEEMNALKNFQSFCSENGPNFYNIPINQETITLVKKPYKNLNQINIGNNKIIPFLAGKTLNWSLETNEESFKKEK; encoded by the coding sequence ATGCTTAAAAAAATAAAAAAAATTACTATTATAAAACCTGATGATTGGCATGTTCATTTAAGAGATAAAGAAACTTTAAAAAAAGTAATTCAATATACTGAAAAATACTACAAAAGAGCTATAATAATGCCTAATCTTGAAAATCCTGTTACTAATTGCACCAAGTCAATTGCATATCAAAAAAGAATTTTAAATGCTAGAAAATTAGACAGCAATTTTGAACCACTAATGGTTTGCTATTTAACTAAAAATACTTCTTTAAAAGATTTACAAATAGGTTTTTCTAAAAAAATATTCATAGGAGCTAAGTTATATCCTTATGGAGCTACAACTAATTCTTTAGAAGGAATAAAAAATATTAATGAAATTTATCATATTTTAGAACTCATGGAAAAAATAAAAATGCCATTACTAATCCATGGAGAAAAAATAGATAATAATATTGATATATACGATAGAGAAAAAAAATTTATTGATGATACTTTAATTTTAATACGCAAAAAATTTCCAGAATTAAAAATAACATTAGAGCATATTACCACCAAAGAAGCAGTATCATACGTAGAAGAGCATAATTCTTTATATCTCTCTGCTACTATTACTCCACATCATCTAATGTGTAATAGAAATGATATGTTTATAAAAGGTATTCAACCAAATCTTTATTGCCTTCCTGTATTAAAAAGAAATATACATCAAATAGCTTTAAAAAAAGCTATATCAAATGGAAAAAAAAACTTTTTTTTAGGCAGTGATACAGCGCCTCATTTCTATCAAAAAAAAATTAGCAATGGATGCGCAGGAATATTTAATGCTCCTGTTTCACTACTATGTTATATAACTATTTTTGAAGAAATGAACGCTTTAAAAAATTTTCAATCTTTTTGTTCTGAAAATGGTCCTAATTTTTATAATATACCGATAAATCAAGAAACCATTACTTTAGTAAAAAAACCCTATAAAAATTTAAATCAAATTAATATAGGAAATAATAAAATAATACCTTTTTTAGCGGGAAAAACTTTAAATTGGTCTCTTGAAACTAATGAAGAAAGTTTTAAAAAAGAAAAATAA